The following are from one region of the Achromobacter xylosoxidans genome:
- a CDS encoding GGDEF domain-containing protein: protein MDTALKFSLPKWRLTRWLTHSGHDTPADIRSALIASLFGTLPIFAGGVINTLMISGVVAWRRPEPLYLSWLALEVALALVRVLILRSALRAAAKGGNTHTDIYILLALLWAFSVGYGVFVTFINGDWLAATLAGVSCGAMAGGICFRNYGAPRLVGAMIFLSLGPMCLGAAFTGEYVTAIVFIQIPFYLVSMSVASHRLNRILVSTMLAERASERRASEDALTGLANRAGLQAALERVCTSARGQDSSAALLYMDMDDFKLINDTYGHAAGDQVLMTIAQRMRSMLRVDDVAARIGGDEFIVLVTGIDATAALRLGEHLLHDASQPITLADGTRVSVGLSIGISIVSGANRSPEAAMHSADAALYRAKAQGGRCCAVAGADEVENTVPDGEPAVA from the coding sequence GTGGATACAGCACTGAAGTTCAGTTTGCCCAAATGGCGCCTGACGCGTTGGCTGACGCATTCCGGGCACGATACCCCTGCGGACATCCGTTCGGCCCTGATCGCCAGCCTGTTCGGCACGCTGCCCATTTTCGCCGGCGGCGTCATCAACACCCTGATGATCTCCGGCGTGGTCGCCTGGCGTCGCCCAGAGCCGTTGTATCTGTCCTGGCTGGCGCTGGAGGTGGCGCTGGCGCTGGTCCGCGTGCTGATCCTGCGGTCCGCCTTGCGTGCCGCGGCCAAGGGCGGCAATACCCATACCGACATCTACATCCTGCTGGCCCTGTTGTGGGCGTTCAGCGTGGGCTATGGCGTCTTCGTCACTTTCATCAACGGCGACTGGCTGGCTGCCACCTTGGCCGGGGTGTCTTGCGGGGCCATGGCCGGCGGCATCTGCTTCCGGAACTACGGCGCGCCGCGGCTGGTCGGCGCCATGATCTTCCTGAGCCTGGGGCCGATGTGCCTGGGCGCGGCCTTTACCGGCGAATACGTCACGGCCATCGTCTTCATCCAGATCCCGTTCTATCTGGTCAGCATGAGCGTCGCCTCGCACCGGCTCAATCGCATCCTAGTATCCACCATGCTGGCCGAGCGCGCCAGCGAACGCCGCGCCAGCGAAGACGCGCTGACCGGCCTGGCCAATCGCGCCGGCCTGCAGGCCGCGCTGGAACGCGTCTGCACCAGCGCGCGCGGCCAGGACAGCTCCGCAGCGCTGCTGTACATGGACATGGACGACTTCAAGCTCATTAACGACACCTACGGCCATGCCGCCGGCGACCAGGTGTTGATGACCATCGCCCAGCGCATGCGCTCCATGCTGCGGGTGGATGACGTGGCGGCGCGGATCGGCGGCGACGAGTTCATCGTGCTGGTGACCGGCATCGACGCCACGGCCGCCCTGCGGCTGGGCGAGCACCTGCTGCACGACGCCTCCCAGCCGATCACCCTGGCGGATGGCACGCGGGTCAGCGTCGGCCTGTCGATAGGCATTTCCATCGTGTCCGGCGCCAACCGCAGCCCGGAAGCTGCCATGCATTCCGCCGACGCCGCCCTCTACCGCGCCAAGGCGCAGGGCGGCCGCTGCTGCGCCGTGGCGGGAGCGGACGAAGTCGAGAATACCGTGCCGGACGGCGAACCCGCCGTCGCCTGA